The sequence TTCAGGCAAAATTAGAACGGCGTTTGCAATTCCAGAAGATCATACATCCGCTGGCGGTATTCCGCCGTAATTCTACCTGTGCACCACATCTTTTTAAGCCAAGGCTTACATTCGTTTTTTTTAAAATCAGCCTCACGCTCTCGCGGTTTAATTGAGCCATTCCCTCCCGCCAACGCGCCGCTTGGGTTAGCAATGTCAATGTCCAACGCTCGCGCCCTTCCGGAGGATTGCTACAGGCCAAGGCTACAATCTCAGATTGCTCCCGCATCTTATATTTCATCGGACGGCCGGGCCGTGGCATGTCATAAAGCGCACGCTGTAATCCTCCCGCTCGATATGCCCGCCTTGTTCGCCATAGCGTTGTCCGCTCCACTCCCAACATCTGCGCAATGGTCGCATCTGCCATTCCTTGATCCAACGCAAGCAACATATTGGCTCGCACCATCTCCCTCGCATGATGTTCTCCGCGTCTCGATAATTCTTTCAGAATTAAACGATCCTGCCGTTTCAGCTCCAGTTTAAGCTTTTTCATGCCCAAACCATAATGTTGCAGAATTAAATTGGCAATATGCTAGTTTCCAGAAATGCAATCGCTGTTTACGGATAAAACCTACAGGAATCGATTTTTGCCCGCGTCGCAAATCGGGAAAACAAATACGCAAAACGGGGTTGCGTTTATTAACGGCATTCTGATATTTTTTTCCTGTAAATTGCAAATGTAACAACCGAATGTTGCATGAAAATCGCGCAACATTCGCTTTCGCGCCAGCGAACATTGTCCGCAGGCGAAAGACGTGATTAGCGGCGGACATTATGAGAAAAAAACCAATTTGTTTTCAAAGGGTTTTGCGCGCAAGAAATACGCCGCTGCTGAACTTTTCAGCCAGCATTTTTGCGCTTTCGCTTTTAATAACCCTCCCGGGGTGCACCGGGAGAAAAGCCGCAGATACGGCAAAAAATGAGGCGGCAACGGAACAGACGGAATCGGTTTCGGAAATTCCGCTTGTCGCAACCAAATTCCGTTATCTGGCGCGGGAACATGAGAAACACCCT comes from Kiritimatiellia bacterium and encodes:
- a CDS encoding helix-turn-helix domain-containing protein — protein: MKKLKLELKRQDRLILKELSRRGEHHAREMVRANMLLALDQGMADATIAQMLGVERTTLWRTRRAYRAGGLQRALYDMPRPGRPMKYKMREQSEIVALACSNPPEGRERWTLTLLTQAARWREGMAQLNRESVRLILKKTNVSLGLKRCGAQVELRRNTASGCMIFWNCKRRSNFA